Below is a genomic region from Zea mays cultivar B73 chromosome 9, Zm-B73-REFERENCE-NAM-5.0, whole genome shotgun sequence.
CTCTCATGGGAGTTCTATGTTGGTGGGTTAGTTGTTTCTAGACGGTACGGAAAAGGCTAATAAGAACCCTTTAGGAATGCGAGAAATTTTTCAGTTTCCTATATAGGCCTATGAAAATATCAAAATAAGCTAATTCCTATAAAACTGATGTGTTATTCCTCTAGAATTTCTACATACCAACGGAGACCTAGTAGGTGTGTGCTTATTTGTACGATTCGTTTAGAAACTTTCAGATCCTGAACCTGTATCCGAGAGACCAGCACCTGCTGCTGCTGATGCCCAAAATAAATTAAGCTTTATAAAAAAAATGCAGCATTATCCTCGGCAAAACTTAATAATCTATGTGTTTCACATTTATCTATGCGTGATCCCAGCTTTTATTTTGAACGCGCGTGGATTCGGATCACTCAGACTTGCTTGCGTAAGTTTTTAGCTCTTGAAACGCCTTTCTGCATCCTTCGTCAAAGCCACCAGCAAGCTGCAAGTTTTTGTCTCGGACGGTGCGGTCAGTTAATCAGTCTATGCAAATGTGTCGTTGCCAAGTAATAATCCGTGGTTCGGAGCAGGTTACCTGGTGTACGCGGAAGGCAAAGCGGACGCCTTGCAGAAGTAGCTCCTCGTCGTTCGCAAATGGATCTGACTTCAGAGTGCTCGCGATGCGGTTCATGTACTCCTTTGCAAGCTTCAAGGAAGCCATCTTCAGCTGTTTAGTGTAGGATGGGCATGCACCATGTGTCATGTTTTGTTTCTACTATTTGTATTTGGACTCATACTTTGTGAAATGCTAAAATGCATCTCCTTTATTGTGAGCGAAAGGAGTTTAGGAATGCGTACTTGGCTTATGACTCCAGAGTCGAGCATCCATTCCCATGGTATCTTAAGATCCTTGTACCTTCCGCCTGCACTGTCCCTTACTCGTTCAGTGTTATGGATACCTTGTTCAATTCTACAACAAGGGAAAGCACAGTCAGGTGGATATGATGTTGATTTCTTGATCCAGTATCACACCGTAGAATTTAAAAAGAAGCAGGCATCCAGCAATTTTCATTCTGTTAGATGCATTTCGGCCATCTACTCACTTGTCCTGCAAGGCTTGCATGCGCTTGAGAGCCATCGGCGTAGCCACCCTCCTGTCGTCGTGGAAGGATGACGCTTCTGACTCCAGGTTCTTCAGATCTCGGTAGTTGAACGCTGCTTCTCTCATGGCGTCTGCTTTCTTCTCGGGCCAGTTGGGGAAGTGCTTGAGCACCGCTCTCTCGTCCACAAGGTATGACAGTTCCCCGTCAAGCCACTTGACAAACTCTTCAACGTCAGCTATCTCTCTGTACGCTGCATTTTGAACTTCGCTTGCGAGGAAGTTCACAAAGTTGCCTTGATTTTCTACGTCTGATTTGATCTGTTGAGATGCAAAATACAAGGGGCGGTTTAGGCTTAGTTCTGAGAAGGGCGTGGTAGGGGAAATAATAGCTGTCACTCCCAACAGTCATGAATAAGTGACGGTACCCAGTAAACAGTTTTCACATTCTAACATGTAAAAATACTTTCTATACAAACATGCGCACACATTAAAGCATGGCTTAGTTCTACACCCATTACGGTTTTACTAGTGGTATGACTAAAGAGTTGTCAACTATCGTCAACTCTAAAGTAACATcacaatttttttttaaaaaagttgATAGGATTCTTTTTAAAAAATCAAACACATAATGTgcataaatatatttatatatggttTCTGTAGTGAAGTGTTAACTTTAAAACTCTCTGAAAACTATATGTAAGCTACCAAGATGGACAAGGTAGGGGACTAGGGGTACCAGTAGCCTATCTCTGAATCAACAGCTAAAATGGTTGTAGGCAAACCTCTATCCACGGGAACCTCATTCAGAAGCAAACCAAATGTTGTCTGCTGTCAAAGTAACACATGGATGGACAGAGAATATATGATATTTTCAGATGAGCAGTCTTTGACGATCCTTAACCGATGTCTGTAATACAATAAAGAACTGCTAGCTGATGCATTGAAAAAAATAGATATTGCCCCGACCATTTATTGAAATTGTTTATTAAAATAAAAAACTAGAAGCACAGAAGGAATCAGCAGATAAGTAGAACAATACGCTACACATGAATATGCTTGAACATGACAGAAAAAAAAAACATGTACTTACAGCTAAAACATAAGCTGATCTGTTCTCAATTTCCCCAATCATCTCTCTGCTGCTCGTCGCTGCTGGAATTCCTACGGATCCAGACTTCGCATCGTTTTTGCCTTCAGGCCGCACCAACGACCGGTACAGCTCGACTACCTCGGGCACCCTTTGTATCGCCTTTGCGCTCCTCTGCAACTTGGAAGGTAGCGGAggtggtggaggaggaggaggggccaTGCATCCTTCCTTTCGGACGGTTGTCTTTGGCTGGGTGCATGTCGGATTGGGCGGTGGATTCGGAACCCTTGGCGCCCTTGATCTCACGAGTGCTACCCTGGAGAACTGCTGCTGCCTTCTGTGACACAGTGAGCTGCTGAGATCCGTGGTTTCCTTCGCGTCATCGTTGCTTTGGACAAACTGCTTCTCCTTGGAGTAGCTGATGCTGGTCGCAGAACTCTCCAGCAGCTTCTTCCATAGCATCCTCTTGTCAGTGTCCTGGCCTTCGAGAGAAGAGATCTGACCTTTTAGTCGGCTCACTTGGTGTCTCAGTTGCTTGTTCTCCTCTTCCAGAGCACGGTTCCTCTCGACCAGGCCATGGAGCTTGCTTCTTAGAAGCGTAACACATGCATCGCCCTCCCTCATCATCTCTTTCTCATCAGAGGAGGAGAGAACGTCACAGTATGGTGGTATTGATTCCTCTCACTATATATTTCTCCTGCCTCCTCGTTCTCGCTCATATAGTGGTAGCGTTAAAGGTCATGTTTTGTAAGTGAGGTGTTGTATCATTGTTTGACGCTTGGCTAGAGAAACTTACAAATGTGCAAGCAAGAACGGGTGAAGCATTGAGTTTGGTGGGAGCTGTCGCTGGGCTAATTACTTGTCCTTTAAGTGATTGCTATGGGGTAGCTGACTTGTCTCTGGAACTTCCCTAAAGTAAAATGCAGTCAATAATTGCATTGTTCCGGTGTGCCAGTTTGATCATCTGAATCAAATCACCCCTGTTTTATTCTTAGATTCAAGTTGAATTTATGTTATCTTAGCAGATGCTTCTTTAGCTGTTGAATTAGTATTCTGCTCTGGCAAAGAGGAAAACTAGTCTGgtgtctcctctctctctctcgtttttTAGCCTATCACTTCTCAGAGATTATGTTGCTTTCTTGATTCCAAATTTTTTTATTAATTCTGACGGCAAACCTTGGTTTTAAGCTTTCTTTTGTCTCAAGATGTGTAAAAGGAGTTCAGATAGAGCTCCTTTACCAGCCGGAGCGAAGGACGCCTTTTTTGCTAATAACAGTCAAGTAAAAGTTTAAAATCATgggaagaaaaaaaaggaaagtcGACCAAAACAGAGAATAAATGGGTTAAATTATGTGTGTTTACTTCTTGAACACATGTAGATGgtacattctttcaggttgttggtTTCAGTTGTCTATAATTTCTGGACTACAGCGATTGTTACAGCAAACCTTTGCTGAAACCATCATCCTGATTTCTGAAAATTGATTGCTTTGAGGAGGGAAATATGAAAAACAGAGTTTTTCATTTGGTATTGGAAGAAACAGCCCATGTCACTGTCAATCTGTTTATGAAGGAAAATGGCGACATGGATTGGTGTCCCTAGTCCCTACATATTAAGATTCTGAAACTGTTGCCAGAGGTGGCAACATGGAAAGAAGCACAGCGTAACACAGAGCTGACAGCAATAAGTTTCCCTCTGTAACATGGTGACAGAGATTCCAATTTATAGCGAGAAGTTCCCTGATGTATAGGGAAGTGTTGGGCATATTTAATTATTGAAGGAGTTCATTGATTTCATTGTCTCAGGTTTCAGATTTAGATCGCATATTGTTATGATGGAAAAGTTTAGAATAGTCTCTAGAGCTCGAAATTATCACAAACAACCTCAATTTCAACATATAACATATGTAGACAACTTTGCATAATAAATGAGCTAGCTGGCcttcaaatggtgaaatttggagTTGAACATCACAGGTGAGCTTGATGTTGGTTCTGGTAACCTGATGTCCTGATCCCCCTATAAGGGAAATTAGAAGGGATTGGCATGGGAATTGTGTAATCTTGAATTGAGTGGTTTGGAGGGATTGGAGAGTGTTTAAAACCACAATAGATTAAAATCCCTCTTAATACCTCTCAATCCACTCTAATTCATGAGTATCCAAACTAGGCCTAAAGGGTAAGGATTTTAGCTACTTCAATCTCAAGAAGAAGCAACACATATGCATGATACCTAGAACTAGAAGTAATTGAGTCGTAACTAGTAAGCATTTAGGTGGTGTTTGATTTGTAGCGAATAATTTTTATTTCctctattttattctattttagtctatAAATTGTCAAATACAGAAACTATAACTCTATTTTAATTTCCGTATTTAGCGATTTAgatactaaaatagaataaaatgaagAGACTAGAAATTAGTCTCTAGAAACCAAAAACTCTCTCGTAAGTTCCAGTTTGCACTTTTTTTGTATGGTGCATGGACCATGAAAGATGCATGTTCGGAGCTCCTGAACGCGTATCTGATACTGTGATTAGAGATGTAGCGGCACTGTGAGTCTGTGACACACATAAATGCGAGGAGCCGAGGAGGTGAAGCTGTGACCACTGCAAATTTGCAGTCGTTTCGGTCCAATCTGTATTAAAATCGCACAGGATGAGTTGCCGAGGATACACATGGCTTCCTTGACTTTTGAGCAACAATTTTGAGAACCCACCGCAAGACTATTGTAACTTTGTTTTTTTATATAAATAAATAACTTGAACTCGTAAATTTGTGCCGCACATTCTAAGAGATCGTGTAAAATATGTTCTTTACACTGTTTGTCGAGTGAAATTTAAAATAGACGATAAGATAGCGAATACGATAGAAAAGCTGTGTTGTATTTTGAATTAGTTAGGCATAGTTTAAACCTGATTTTATTTTTATAATACACCTAAATTTAGTTTGCCATATTTTTTCTAACACACCCTAAATATCAGGAAAAAATTTCTCTGTATACGGGATGTAAACCTATTTGCAGGTCCACATAAACAGAAGTCATAAATGCTTAGGACTCCTAACAACTTCTATCCACGTGGGCATGTAGCTTTTATATGTGAGGGGTGACAATAAAATAGATTTGCAGTGTGTAGGGAATTTTTTTTTCTTCTAAATACCAGGGCTGGGTTCGCTACTTTGTGCTTGTAGATTTCGACCAACATGTCTATTTACACGTTGTTTACCTTGACATGTATAAGGGGCTAGGTATGCTTGAGTGAGGGCACAGACCCTCGCTCATTTCTTTGGTGCAAGTAGATAAGATCATCTGCTCGGTTCAACTTAGGTGCCCCCTACTCTAATGTTATGGTGCTTGTCTTTATAAGTGTGTCATCACTCTCATTTTTCTCTGGGTCCGCCACTGCGTGCATAATCCTATTAATTATAGGGTCTAGAGACAAGTTTTTCGAAAAGTACACCGCTCTTCGTATATATTGTGTTTTAGTTATATTTATAATCAAAACACTCAGAGGTGTACCATGTTGTCTCTTATGTGTCTTTTGAACTTTTTAAAAAAGATCTATTGGTTTCTGGGTAGTGCATACCTTAACCAATCCTTGTTGTTTTTTGGGATTATAGGGCAAAACCCTAATGTTTTAACATGCAGCCAAAAAGACGGTCATTAAACAGCACCATATATCGGGCATACGACCCCGAAACAAGAGACctccaggagatccaaaaccttgaACCGACACATCTCGAGGTGTTCAGGTTCGCAATAATCTGGAGCTTTGGTTCAGGCACAGAAGCCTCCAAGCTATCCGTACGCCACTTTTCGTGCGTGAGGGAGCGTCTCAGTCTCACCGGAACATCACAGCGTCAGTGAAGGCAGCCTCACACCTGCCACGGTCAAAGtaacttttttttttctttcccctcttgtgtGGTGGAACTTGTGGACGGTGCTGGCTGGATCCGACGTCCGCCATGGGATTTCGTTTTCGAATGGTACCCGTACATACAAAAGGATGGAGCCGGTTTCTTCGCCCAAGCTGACGGTGCACTCGTTGAAaggcagctagctccgttcggtgGGACGGTGAGTCATCCCATCACGGTGGCACGCGGCTTTTAGTAGTAGATCGCAAATAGCATCATCGGATTTAGACCCGGGGGCCGGGGGCAGAGAACAGCTTCTGCGTTCCACCCTGAGCTACCGAACTGTGCTGTTTGTAATGTTATGTTTTTTCCACAGCAACAGCATGGCAGTTGACCAGTTGTAGCAAGGGGAAGGGAAGGGtattgttttcttttcttttttggaCAACAGGGGCACTATCTATTTATTATTATAGCAGGACAGTAGAAAATAAAGTAGAGAACAGTTTCCCCGCTGTAGCCACTTGCTTCACCAACAGACAGCAGCGTCGAATGGTATGGTATGATCCTATCCTATACCGGCGGCGTAGCCGGGGGGCTCCAAAAGAAGAAAACCCAGGTGGCCAAGGTACATTTTTGGTGGACCCAACCCAAGCAATAGCGATGATACCTGTTCTTCGGCAGTCACCTAACTTGCCGCGTTCTTCATTTCCCAAGTCTCTCTTGTTTTGTTTCTCATCCCAGTGGTGAGTGGTCTACCTTTCCAGCTCCGAATCTCCCCTTCCAGCCATCACAGAAGTCG
It encodes:
- the LOC100285794 gene encoding pherophorin like protein, producing MMREGDACVTLLRSKLHGLVERNRALEEENKQLRHQVSRLKGQISSLEGQDTDKRMLWKKLLESSATSISYSKEKQFVQSNDDAKETTDLSSSLCHRRQQQFSRVALVRSRAPRVPNPPPNPTCTQPKTTVRKEGCMAPPPPPPPPLPSKLQRSAKAIQRVPEVVELYRSLVRPEGKNDAKSGSVGIPAATSSREMIGEIENRSAYVLAIKSDVENQGNFVNFLASEVQNAAYREIADVEEFVKWLDGELSYLVDERAVLKHFPNWPEKKADAMREAAFNYRDLKNLESEASSFHDDRRVATPMALKRMQALQDKIEQGIHNTERVRDSAGGRYKDLKIPWEWMLDSGVISQLKMASLKLAKEYMNRIASTLKSDPFANDEELLLQGVRFAFRVHQLAGGFDEGCRKAFQELKTYASKSE